The genomic interval TCGTCCACGCGCACACCCTTGGGGTGGCGGGAGGCCCGGACGGGGTCCGGGAAGTGCACGACCTGCCCGGCGTAGGCCGCGTTCGGTGGCGCGGCTTGCTGCCCGAGCCGACCTGTCGTCATGGCGGTTGCCCCCTGCTGCATCTGGCTGGTTCGCACAGCCTATGCGGTGGGACAACGAGGGGTCCCGCCCCTCGCCTTGCGTAACGAACCGTCACGCCCGCGTCACCACTGGGCGACGTCCGCGCACGGTTCACCGCCCCAGCTTCCGCACCACTGGTCACATTTGGCAGGCTGTCCCAGCAACGCGGGGGCGTGCACACCGGCGGCCAGCGCCGCGGGCACGGAGGGGAGCACCACCATGCACACGGCACAAAAGGACATCACCGTCACTTCACACACGTCGGAGCCGAGCACACCGGGCACGCAGCGCCCGCCGGGCACACACGGCACACCGGGCACGTCCGGCACGCCGGGCCCCGGAGCGCACCCGTCCGGCGACCCCCGCCTCAGCTGGAGCAGCACCGAGGCCGCCCGCCCGCCGATGCTGCTCCACCGCCGCGACGGCATCCTGCCGACGGTCGCCGCAGCGCTCTCCGTGCGTGGCGCCGACACCCTCACCTGTACGGCGGGCAAGGGGGACCAGCCGCCCGCGCTGCACCCGCTTGTCCAGGACTTCCTCGACACGCTCACCAGCGGCCAGCGCGAACGCTTCACCGGCCGCTGCCCCGAGGCCATCCTCCTCTCTCGGCACATCACCGCCGCCGAGGCGTCCCGCTCCAAGCGCGCCTCCCGCAAGCCGCTCACGCCCGGCGACGCCCGGCGCTCGCTCAAGCACTCGAAGCTCACCGCGCGCCACATCCGCGAGGACGGCGACCCGCTGCACGGCAGTTACGCCCCGCCCTGCCGCTCCTGTACGCCGATGCTCGCCCATTTCGGCGTACGCCCCGTAGACCCCACCGTGACCATCGCAGAGAAGGGCTGACCCGCCGCCGATGCCGGGACCCAACCTCAACACCAACACCACGCGCTTTCCCGTGGCCGTCGACGCCGCCCTGCGTGCCGCCGGCTGGCAGCCGGGGCGGTGGGACATAAGGCAGGCGGAGCACTGGGCGGACACCCTGCGCGCGCACCTGTCCCCGGCCGGCCACCAGCACAGCGTCTTCCCCGCGGCGGTCGAGGCGTGGGCCGAATTCGGCGGACTGTACATCGCGGCGCCGGGCCCCGGCCGCCAGATCGCGCCGACGCCGGTACGTCTCGACCCGCTCGGGGGGCTGCACCACGCCCGTACGTTCGCCGACCTCGGGCGCGCGCTGGGCACGGAGGTGTGCCCGCTCGGCACGGAGCTCGGCAGCGAAGGGGGTGACGGGCAGGCGGTGCTCGCCATCGATTCGGCGGGGCGGGTCTACGCCTTGGACCACACGGGCGACTGGTACCTGGGCGCCGACCTGGACCAGGCCCTGTCGACCCTGGTAACCGGCACCCAGCCGAGCCGACTGGCCCCGGCGTAGGGGTGCGGGACGCCTGCGGCGCTTCCCCTACCCGCCCCTTCCCGAACTGGGGCTCCGCCCCAGACCCCGCTCCTCAAACGCCGGAGAGGCTGAAAGTGCCCGGGGGTCTGAGGGCTTGCTCCCTCACGCGGCGGCAGCCGCAAATGTCACAGCCGGGAAGGGGCGGGCAGGGGAAGAACCACCCCGCACCCCTAGCCCCGCGCCGGGAGCACTGCCGACACCCGGAAGCCGCCCGCATCCGTCGGCCCGGACACGAATACGCCTCCCAGTGCCGTCACCCGCTCCCGCATCCCCACCAGACCGTTCCCACCGCTCGGCAGGCCCGCGTCGGCCGTGCCGCCGTCGGAGGGGCCGTTCTCGACCTGCATGGCCACCTCGGAGCCGCGGTGCGCGAGCCGCACCCATGTCTTCGCGCCCGCCGCGTGCTTGTGCACATTCGTCAGGGCCTCCTGCACCACGCGGTACGCCGTCTGCTCGACCCGAGCCCCGTACGGAACGGGGTCGCCCTCCACCGTGAGTTCCACCACCATCCCGGCCTGCCGGGACTGCCCGACCAGGGCGTCCAGTTCGGCCAGGCACGGCCCGTCCTCCACCGCCTCGGCGGAGGACGACGCGGCCGCCGCAGCCGCCGCGCCGACCGACGCAAGCGGGACCGCCGTGTTCACCGGCTTCGCACGGTCGCCGGACCGCAGCACCCCGAGCATCTCGCGCAGCTCCGTCAGCGCCTGGCGGCCCATGTCACCGACCAGCGCCGCGTTCTTGACTGCCTTCGCGGGGTCCTTCAGCGCCACCGCCTGAAGCGCCGCCGAGTGCACCACCATCAGGCTCACCCGGTGCGCGACGACGTCGTGCATCTCCCGCGCGATACGGGTCCGCTCCTCCGTACGCGCCCATTCGGCCCGCTCCTCCGCCCGGTCGGCGAGCAGCGACAGCTCCCTCTCCAGCGAATCCGCACGCTCCCTCAGGCTCTCCATCAGCCGCCGCCGGGCCCCTATATAGAGCCCGAAGAGCACCGGCGGGCCGGTCAGTCCGAGCGAAAGGAAGAGCGACACCACCGGCACGTACCAGGGCCCGGGATCGAAGTCCCCGTCCGTGGCGTTCGCGACGTCCTGCTGGGTCCGTACGTACGTCACGATCAGCGTCCCTGCGAGGGACATCCCCGCCAGCACCACGGTGATCCGGCGCGGCACCTCCGAAGCGGCCAGCGTGTACAGCGACACGATGCCCATCAGGAAGGCCATCTCGGCCGGTGTCACGGCGATGGACACCAGGACCACGGCGATCGGCCAGCGCCGCCGTACGAGCAGCACGGAGCCCGCGGCCACCCCGAAGGCGACCCCCAGCGGGACCGGCAGTCCCGCGTTCCCCGCGAACCTCACACCTTCCAGCGCACACTCCAGCGCCGAAAGCAGCGCCAGCCCCACATCCAGCACGACGCTGCGGCGCCGCTCCCACCACCAGTAGCGCCGGGCGGTCATGCCCGTGGCCTCCTGGTCTGCCCCCGTTGCGGTCATGCCATCCACCCTACGGGCGGGCGCCACTCAATATCCGGATACCGGGCGAGCACGGTCGGGCCGGGAGCCCGTCGCATTGAAGGCCGGTGTTACGGCATAGTGTTTGCAGCCAAGCCGTCGGCCTGACACATCGTCCGTTTTGGGTCGCCCGGCCGCCTTATTCCCCTGTGGTGTAATTGGCAGCACTGAGGCTTTTGGTGCCTTATGTCCGGGTTCGAGTCCTGGCAGGGGAGCTCACCGAGAGGTGATCGACAGCTCATCGATACGGGTCCTGACCACACCGGTCAGGACCCGCGCGCGTTTCGGTCCTGAGGCCCCCCGGTATCCTGCGGGTGTCCACCACCCGAAGCCGAAGGGCATCACCGTGAGCGCCAATCCGGCCGCCGTCGTCGTCCTCGCAGCGGGTGAGGGCACCCGCATGAAGTCGGCCACCCCCAAGGTTCTGCACGAGATCAGCGGGCGCTCGCTCGTCGGGCACGTCGTCGCCGCCTCCCGCGAACTGAACCCCGAGCACCTCGTCGTGGTCGTCGGCCACGCCCGCGAGCAGGTCGCTGCGCACCTCGGCGAGATCGACCCCGAGGCCCGTACCGCCGTGCAGGAG from Streptomyces spiramyceticus carries:
- a CDS encoding YwqJ-related putative deaminase encodes the protein MHTAQKDITVTSHTSEPSTPGTQRPPGTHGTPGTSGTPGPGAHPSGDPRLSWSSTEAARPPMLLHRRDGILPTVAAALSVRGADTLTCTAGKGDQPPALHPLVQDFLDTLTSGQRERFTGRCPEAILLSRHITAAEASRSKRASRKPLTPGDARRSLKHSKLTARHIREDGDPLHGSYAPPCRSCTPMLAHFGVRPVDPTVTIAEKG
- a CDS encoding SUKH-3 domain-containing protein, whose amino-acid sequence is MPGPNLNTNTTRFPVAVDAALRAAGWQPGRWDIRQAEHWADTLRAHLSPAGHQHSVFPAAVEAWAEFGGLYIAAPGPGRQIAPTPVRLDPLGGLHHARTFADLGRALGTEVCPLGTELGSEGGDGQAVLAIDSAGRVYALDHTGDWYLGADLDQALSTLVTGTQPSRLAPA
- a CDS encoding sensor histidine kinase → MTATGADQEATGMTARRYWWWERRRSVVLDVGLALLSALECALEGVRFAGNAGLPVPLGVAFGVAAGSVLLVRRRWPIAVVLVSIAVTPAEMAFLMGIVSLYTLAASEVPRRITVVLAGMSLAGTLIVTYVRTQQDVANATDGDFDPGPWYVPVVSLFLSLGLTGPPVLFGLYIGARRRLMESLRERADSLERELSLLADRAEERAEWARTEERTRIAREMHDVVAHRVSLMVVHSAALQAVALKDPAKAVKNAALVGDMGRQALTELREMLGVLRSGDRAKPVNTAVPLASVGAAAAAAASSSAEAVEDGPCLAELDALVGQSRQAGMVVELTVEGDPVPYGARVEQTAYRVVQEALTNVHKHAAGAKTWVRLAHRGSEVAMQVENGPSDGGTADAGLPSGGNGLVGMRERVTALGGVFVSGPTDAGGFRVSAVLPARG